A single region of the Raphanus sativus cultivar WK10039 chromosome 1, ASM80110v3, whole genome shotgun sequence genome encodes:
- the LOC108854798 gene encoding uncharacterized protein LOC108854798 translates to MLVLSPINASLSPSFHRATLIRQPTKTSCRIIAKAKDNTESGVVLENATIAGGLVSTPVIGWSLYTLKTTGCGLPPGPAGSIGALEGVSYLVVLGIVGWSLYTKTKTGSGLPNGPFGLLGAVEGLSYLSLLAILVVFGLQFLGNGSVPGPLPSDQCFG, encoded by the coding sequence ATGCTGGTGCTATCTCCGATCAACGCCTCTTTATCACCGTCGTTTCACCGGGCAACACTGATCCGGCAACCAACTAAGACGTCATGTAGGATCATAGCAAAGGCCAAGGACAACACCGAGTCTGGCGTGGTTCTCGAGAATGCGACTATAGCCGGTGGTTTAGTATCGACGCCGGTGATTGGATGGTCACTCTACACTCTGAAGACCACTGGTTGTGGTTTACCTCCAGGCCCGGCCGGTTCAATCGGCGCGTTGGAAGGTGTGAGCTACTTGGTGGTGTTGGGAATCGTGGGCTGGTCACTGTACACCAAGACCAAAACTGGCTCGGGTCTGCCAAACGGGCCGTTTGGTTTGCTGGGTGCGGTCGAAGGCTTGTCTTACCTGTCGCTTCTAGCCATTCTTGTTGTGTTCGGTTTACAGTTCTTGGGTAACGGGTCGGTTCCTGGTCCACTTCCAAGTGACCAGTGTTTTGGTTAA